One window of Pirellulales bacterium genomic DNA carries:
- a CDS encoding PEP-CTERM sorting domain-containing protein, which produces MIRTRHCTTATLLCVFLCAPSIARADALQFSIDSTRSYLTLTIPNFSVEGIAVSITGQNRTNGAPISTLWSASTNTGNTAFVSGTLSTTVGGSLSGKTLSAIQFISGANSLSALNSGNYRPNPAAYNTATSAYVNNSAAAANYGMTIHISLGNQALVSFDNVAYDIGSNPLAASNTVGSGSFSTAGIDAGILNSQLVLQGLSTILESAFPNAIYSLSNTGPNSAGSGSYSYSADDSKLSLVVPLNVPLEFNFAGGFVFDGTLSGQFVATAAVPEPATLILAGLGMTLLAAVARRRRESPTLGSC; this is translated from the coding sequence ATGATTCGAACTCGACATTGCACCACCGCGACGCTGCTGTGCGTCTTTCTCTGTGCGCCCTCGATCGCCCGCGCCGACGCGCTGCAGTTCTCAATCGACTCCACGCGAAGTTACCTCACGCTGACCATTCCGAATTTTTCTGTCGAAGGGATCGCGGTATCGATCACTGGCCAGAATCGCACGAACGGCGCGCCGATTAGCACTCTTTGGAGTGCCTCGACGAACACTGGCAACACCGCCTTCGTCTCCGGCACACTCTCTACGACGGTCGGCGGCAGCTTGTCAGGCAAGACCCTGAGCGCCATCCAGTTTATCAGCGGCGCCAACAGCTTAAGCGCGCTCAATTCGGGCAACTATCGTCCGAATCCAGCGGCCTATAACACGGCCACCTCGGCTTACGTCAACAACAGTGCCGCTGCGGCCAACTACGGGATGACCATTCACATCAGCCTGGGCAACCAGGCACTCGTATCGTTCGATAACGTGGCCTACGACATTGGCTCCAATCCGTTGGCTGCCAGCAATACGGTCGGATCAGGTTCCTTCTCCACGGCGGGCATCGATGCAGGAATTCTCAATTCGCAACTTGTCCTGCAGGGCTTGTCCACCATCTTGGAATCGGCATTTCCTAACGCTATATACTCACTCAGCAATACGGGACCAAACTCGGCAGGCTCCGGCTCTTATTCCTATAGTGCTGACGACTCAAAACTGAGCCTCGTCGTGCCACTGAACGTTCCCCTAGAATTCAATTTCGCCGGCGGCTTCGTCTTCGACGGAACATTGTCTGGGCAATTCGTAGCGACGGCCGCCGTCCCTGAGCCCGCGACGTTGATCCTCGCCGGCCTCGGCATGACCTTGCTCGCAGCTGTCGCGCGGCGTCGCCGAGAGTCGCCCACGCTTGGCAGTTGCTAA
- a CDS encoding PEP-CTERM sorting domain-containing protein — MAIVARPASGITFTTVDNPLAAHGTQITGISGNNLVGTYFDSIDGYSGFLYDGSTFTSINHPLAYNDHDSGTYVTGISGNTILGTYHNLTGGYGDYGFTYDGSTFSPVGNPAPEILAYGIDGNRIVGYYAGGPGFLFNGTTFTQIIDPFAQDGTFPHGVSGNTVVGYYLTVNTSHGFLYNGSTFTNLDDPLATASFGGTRAMGISGNNVVGYYFDNTRTAHGFFYNGSTFTTIDDPLAATGQSKGTFAQGISGNKIVGYYVASDGYDHGFVATIPEPSTFVLAALGGLALLVIRRRHK; from the coding sequence ATGGCAATCGTCGCTCGGCCGGCGAGCGGAATCACGTTCACAACCGTTGATAATCCGCTGGCTGCTCACGGCACCCAGATCACCGGAATCTCGGGAAATAACCTGGTCGGGACTTACTTCGACAGCATAGACGGCTATAGCGGTTTCCTCTACGACGGTTCCACTTTCACGTCGATTAATCATCCGCTCGCCTACAACGATCACGATTCCGGCACCTACGTGACGGGCATCTCAGGGAATACCATCCTGGGCACGTACCATAACCTTACGGGCGGATACGGAGACTACGGGTTCACTTACGATGGGTCGACTTTTAGTCCCGTCGGCAATCCGGCGCCTGAAATCTTGGCATACGGAATCGATGGCAACCGCATTGTTGGTTACTACGCCGGCGGACCAGGCTTTCTCTTCAACGGCACGACCTTCACGCAGATTATCGATCCATTTGCGCAAGACGGCACCTTTCCACACGGCGTGTCTGGAAACACCGTGGTCGGCTATTACCTAACAGTGAACACCTCGCACGGCTTCCTTTACAACGGTTCCACGTTCACGAATTTAGACGACCCTCTCGCCACAGCGTCATTCGGAGGGACCAGGGCGATGGGGATTTCGGGAAACAACGTGGTCGGTTACTACTTTGACAACACGCGCACGGCTCACGGATTCTTCTACAATGGTTCAACATTCACGACGATCGACGATCCATTAGCCGCGACGGGCCAAAGCAAAGGCACCTTCGCCCAAGGGATCTCAGGCAACAAGATCGTCGGCTACTACGTGGCCAGCGATGGCTACGACCATGGCTTTGTCGCCACGATCCCCGAACCGAGTACGTTCGTCCTCGCCGCGCTCGGAGGATTGGCGTTACTCGTAATTCGCCGGCGCCATAAATAG
- a CDS encoding DPP IV N-terminal domain-containing protein — translation MIASPSAETFGTLLTAISTLLLMGVLEREGASAEPAVRHPEFLEQYGATYRFSLGRPAGIQIARAGDTVLFLRSGPRSFVRDLYEYDVATGAERVLASAEQLLAGSQEELTEEEKARRERMRLAARGIASFELSRDGRRVLVPLSGRLFVIERATGKTKELSSSAGAAIDPRFSPDGRHLCCVRGSNLFVLDIESGEERQLTHGASETLSYGLAEFVAQEEMGRMHGYWWSPDSEAIIYQEADTSEVETLFIADPAHPERPAQSWRYPRPGKKNASVKLFLVPTVGGEPRPIEWDRDAFPYLAAVAWDKNAPPVMLVQNREQTKERLLAIDIATGATRELWHEEDSAWLNLDVGLPEALPAGDGFLWSSERSGQWQLELRLRDGSRWGPLTAAELNYRHVLGIDEKRNAVLITAGAEPTESHVYRIPLPGQPSKESAPETIASPERLTSVPGVHTAIVAADNGAYVLTSQTLADDPQFTVFNGDGKEVGRLKSVAETTPLPPRVELCTVGDAPSMRAAVVRPTNFQADRKYPVIVSVYGGPHSQTVVAARGKYLLDAWLAEQCFIVVSLDGRGTPARGRDWERAIKGNLIDVPLADQVAGLRALAAKYPQLDLERAGIYGWSFGGYFSALAVMREPDLFRAGVAGAPVTDWLDYDTHYTERYLGLPEQNRQGYEASSVLTYAKDLRRPLLVIHGTADDNVYFLHSVRLADALFRARREFDFLPLSGLTHMVPDPVVTRSLYTRIAEYFLTHLAAPE, via the coding sequence ATGATCGCGAGCCCAAGTGCGGAGACGTTCGGAACCCTGCTTACCGCGATATCGACGTTACTGTTGATGGGCGTGCTTGAGAGGGAGGGAGCAAGCGCCGAGCCTGCCGTGCGGCATCCCGAATTCCTCGAGCAATACGGCGCGACGTACCGGTTCAGCCTTGGACGACCGGCCGGCATTCAGATCGCGCGCGCCGGGGACACGGTGTTGTTCCTGCGCTCGGGCCCGCGCAGTTTCGTTCGCGATCTGTATGAATATGACGTGGCGACGGGGGCCGAGCGGGTATTGGCGTCGGCCGAGCAATTGTTGGCCGGCTCACAAGAAGAACTTACCGAAGAAGAGAAAGCGCGTCGCGAGCGGATGCGCCTGGCGGCACGCGGTATCGCGTCGTTCGAATTGTCGCGCGATGGCCGGCGGGTGCTGGTGCCGTTGTCGGGACGCTTGTTCGTGATCGAGCGTGCCACCGGCAAGACGAAAGAGCTTTCGAGCTCGGCGGGTGCGGCGATCGATCCTCGCTTTTCGCCCGACGGACGTCATCTCTGCTGCGTGCGCGGCAGCAATTTGTTTGTGCTCGATATCGAATCGGGCGAAGAGCGGCAGTTGACGCACGGCGCGAGTGAGACACTGTCGTACGGTCTGGCCGAGTTCGTGGCGCAAGAAGAAATGGGTCGGATGCACGGCTATTGGTGGTCGCCAGACAGCGAAGCGATCATCTATCAGGAGGCCGATACCAGTGAAGTCGAGACGCTGTTCATCGCCGACCCGGCGCATCCCGAGCGCCCGGCGCAAAGCTGGCGCTATCCGCGGCCGGGGAAGAAGAATGCCAGCGTGAAGCTGTTTCTTGTCCCGACGGTTGGTGGCGAGCCACGACCGATCGAGTGGGATCGCGACGCGTTTCCCTATCTCGCGGCGGTGGCGTGGGACAAGAATGCGCCGCCAGTCATGTTGGTGCAGAATCGCGAGCAGACCAAGGAGCGGCTCCTCGCGATCGATATCGCGACCGGCGCGACGCGCGAGCTGTGGCACGAAGAAGACTCGGCTTGGTTGAATCTGGATGTCGGCTTGCCCGAGGCGTTGCCAGCGGGCGACGGGTTTCTCTGGTCGAGCGAGCGCTCGGGGCAATGGCAACTCGAACTGCGATTGCGTGACGGTTCTCGGTGGGGGCCGCTTACGGCCGCGGAGTTGAATTATCGCCATGTGCTGGGAATCGACGAGAAGCGAAATGCGGTGCTGATTACCGCCGGTGCGGAGCCGACCGAGAGCCATGTGTATCGCATTCCTCTTCCCGGGCAGCCGAGCAAGGAATCGGCACCCGAGACAATCGCGTCGCCTGAGCGGCTGACGTCCGTGCCAGGCGTGCATACGGCGATCGTCGCGGCCGACAACGGCGCGTATGTGTTGACGTCGCAGACGTTGGCCGACGATCCGCAGTTCACTGTCTTTAACGGCGACGGAAAAGAGGTTGGGCGATTGAAAAGCGTCGCCGAGACGACGCCGCTGCCGCCGCGCGTGGAATTGTGTACCGTTGGCGACGCGCCGTCGATGCGGGCCGCGGTCGTCCGGCCGACCAATTTTCAGGCGGACCGGAAGTATCCGGTGATCGTCAGCGTTTACGGCGGACCGCATTCGCAAACCGTGGTGGCCGCGCGGGGGAAGTACCTGCTCGATGCTTGGCTGGCTGAACAATGTTTTATCGTCGTGTCACTCGACGGACGTGGCACGCCGGCCCGAGGCCGTGACTGGGAGCGAGCCATCAAGGGAAACCTGATTGACGTGCCACTGGCGGACCAGGTTGCGGGGCTGCGAGCCTTGGCAGCGAAATACCCGCAGCTCGATCTGGAACGCGCGGGAATCTACGGCTGGTCGTTCGGCGGCTATTTTTCGGCGTTGGCGGTCATGCGCGAGCCGGACTTGTTTCGCGCAGGCGTGGCTGGCGCGCCGGTAACAGATTGGCTCGATTACGACACGCATTACACCGAACGTTATCTGGGATTGCCCGAACAAAACCGACAAGGCTACGAAGCCAGTTCCGTGCTGACTTACGCGAAAGATCTGCGCCGCCCACTGCTCGTGATTCACGGCACGGCGGACGACAATGTTTACTTTTTACATAGCGTGCGGCTGGCGGATGCGCTGTTTCGGGCGCGGCGCGAGTTCGATTTCTTGCCATTGTCGGGGCTGACCCACATGGTGCCTGACCCCGTGGTGACGCGCAGTCTGTATACGCGGATCGCGGAGTATTTTCTGACGCACCTGGCGGCACCGGAATAG
- a CDS encoding tRNA (cytidine(34)-2'-O)-methyltransferase, which translates to MTLSAVRVISRGVKYEPLLNIVLFQPEIPHNTGSVGRTCVAAGAKLWLVRPLGFRLDDYYLRRAGLDYWPHLEWEAVDDWAALVANLPSQRFYYFTKTATRSYTTVSYQPGDVAVFGSESQGLPAAILEPNRETALRIPIRPAARSLNLSNSVAIVTFEARRQWEQSGDRALPGEVGD; encoded by the coding sequence TTGACCCTTTCGGCGGTGCGTGTTATCTCACGTGGCGTGAAATACGAACCGCTACTGAATATCGTTCTCTTCCAGCCTGAGATTCCCCATAACACGGGAAGCGTCGGTCGCACGTGCGTGGCCGCGGGGGCGAAGCTGTGGCTGGTCCGGCCGCTGGGCTTTCGTCTGGATGACTATTACCTGCGGCGCGCGGGGCTCGATTACTGGCCTCACCTGGAATGGGAGGCGGTCGATGATTGGGCCGCGCTGGTGGCGAATTTGCCTTCGCAGCGGTTCTACTACTTTACGAAGACGGCCACTCGCAGTTATACGACGGTGAGTTACCAGCCGGGGGATGTGGCGGTCTTTGGCAGCGAATCGCAAGGCTTACCGGCCGCGATTCTGGAACCGAACCGTGAGACCGCCTTGCGGATTCCAATTCGGCCGGCGGCCCGCAGCCTGAACCTGTCGAACTCGGTGGCGATCGTGACGTTCGAAGCGCGCCGCCAGTGGGAGCAATCCGGCGATCGCGCGCTGCCCGGCGAAGTCGGCGATTAG
- a CDS encoding sugar ABC transporter ATP-binding protein produces the protein MTDRSALLSMHGITKSFGATRALAGVSLSVRAGEVMALIGENGAGKSTLMKVLAGAHRPDAGEMYLDGRTYAPTGPQQARRAGVAMIYQELNLAPDLSVEDNIMLGQEVHQFGWLRRSRQRSRVRQALETLGHRELRPETPVRNLSVGARQLVEIARALVLDPKVIVFDEPTSSLTAHDVEHLFRVISKLRESGLGIIYISHFLEEIRRVAQRYTVLRDGQTVGDGQLAGASEADIVALMVGRNVKDLFPTVPHTPGEPILSLNNLSGVKSPRDVALEVRRGEILGIAGLVGAGRTELLRCIFGLDPVRRGTVRVAAYAPRANPRARIRSGLGLVSEDRKGEGLAQERSIADNLTLSRLAPYSRWGWLNLGRRDVAVQNWIGQLEIKAAGTNQLVKELSGGNQQKVAIARVLHQGADVLLLDEPTRGIDVGTKAEIYRRMGDLAAQGKSVIFVSSYLPELLAVCDRVGVMARGRLREVRAAKSWTEEAVMACAIGGDES, from the coding sequence ATGACCGATCGTTCTGCGCTGTTATCGATGCACGGCATCACCAAGAGTTTCGGCGCGACGCGCGCTCTGGCCGGTGTGTCGCTGTCGGTTCGCGCCGGCGAGGTCATGGCGCTGATCGGTGAAAACGGCGCCGGCAAGAGCACGCTGATGAAGGTCCTGGCCGGCGCCCACCGTCCGGACGCCGGGGAGATGTATCTCGACGGTCGCACCTACGCCCCCACCGGCCCGCAGCAGGCGCGCCGGGCAGGCGTCGCCATGATCTATCAAGAGTTGAATCTGGCGCCTGATCTGAGCGTCGAAGACAACATCATGCTCGGCCAGGAAGTCCATCAATTCGGCTGGCTGCGCCGCAGCAGGCAGCGCAGTCGCGTGCGACAGGCGCTCGAAACACTCGGCCACCGTGAGTTGCGCCCCGAGACACCCGTCCGAAATCTGTCCGTCGGCGCACGCCAATTGGTCGAGATCGCCCGGGCCCTGGTGCTTGATCCCAAGGTGATCGTCTTCGACGAGCCAACCAGTTCGCTTACGGCGCACGACGTCGAGCATCTGTTTCGCGTGATCAGTAAACTGCGCGAGTCTGGCCTCGGCATCATCTACATCAGTCATTTTCTCGAAGAGATCCGCCGCGTGGCACAGCGTTATACGGTGCTGCGCGACGGGCAGACCGTGGGCGACGGGCAACTGGCCGGCGCCAGCGAGGCAGATATCGTGGCCTTGATGGTCGGGCGAAACGTCAAGGACCTGTTCCCGACCGTTCCGCATACGCCCGGCGAGCCGATCCTTTCACTCAATAATCTCAGCGGCGTGAAATCGCCGCGCGATGTCGCGCTCGAAGTGCGGCGAGGCGAAATTCTGGGCATTGCTGGCCTGGTGGGCGCAGGACGAACCGAATTACTACGCTGCATCTTTGGGCTCGATCCCGTGCGTCGCGGCACGGTGCGCGTGGCCGCGTATGCGCCGCGAGCGAATCCTCGCGCCCGCATCCGCTCAGGATTGGGCCTGGTTTCCGAAGATCGCAAGGGCGAAGGTCTCGCGCAAGAGCGCTCAATCGCCGACAATCTCACCCTGAGCCGCCTCGCCCCTTACAGCCGCTGGGGCTGGCTCAACCTCGGCCGGCGTGACGTGGCCGTGCAAAATTGGATCGGCCAGTTGGAAATCAAGGCGGCCGGCACCAATCAACTGGTCAAAGAACTCTCGGGCGGTAACCAGCAGAAGGTCGCCATCGCACGCGTCCTGCACCAAGGGGCGGACGTGCTATTGCTTGACGAACCGACGCGCGGCATCGACGTAGGCACCAAAGCCGAAATCTATCGCCGCATGGGCGACCTGGCTGCCCAAGGAAAGTCCGTGATCTTCGTCAGTTCGTACCTGCCCGAGCTATTGGCCGTGTGTGATCGCGTGGGCGTAATGGCGCGCGGCCGACTGCGCGAAGTCCGAGCGGCGAAATCGTGGACCGAAGAGGCCGTGATGGCCTGCGCTATCGGAGGAGACGAATCGTGA
- a CDS encoding Ldh family oxidoreductase, which translates to MPNIATEKLTDFAAALLAAGGLGRDEAGLVARSLVGANLRGHDSHGVMRVPYYLDQVAKGELKPGAAMTVTREDAAYLMADGHWGFGQVLARELTDRLIAKARDGGVCIGTLIHSGHIGRLGEYCEQAAAAGMVSLVMVNTHGAARRVAPVGGTAPRLGTNPLAFGVPHDGGPLVLDFGTSATAEGKVRVKKIAGQTCPDGWLLDSNGQPTNDPNTLYGEPPGTIRPMGGDQAYKGFGLALVIEVLAGALSGGVTIREKPANQLGNCVFIMVMSPDRLCGDDFFALEVGGLVEFVRSCPRVADVDEIQLPGDPERRMFAARTASGIPFDDGNWQALAKLAERLGVPCPA; encoded by the coding sequence ATGCCCAATATCGCTACTGAGAAGCTCACCGATTTTGCCGCTGCACTGCTGGCCGCTGGTGGGCTGGGACGCGATGAAGCCGGTCTCGTCGCTCGCAGCCTGGTCGGCGCGAATCTACGTGGCCATGATTCGCACGGTGTGATGCGCGTGCCGTACTACCTCGATCAGGTCGCTAAGGGAGAGCTTAAGCCCGGCGCCGCGATGACCGTTACCCGGGAGGACGCTGCTTATCTGATGGCGGACGGCCATTGGGGATTTGGGCAGGTGCTGGCGCGAGAGTTAACAGATCGATTGATTGCCAAAGCGCGCGACGGCGGTGTCTGCATTGGAACGTTGATCCACAGTGGGCACATCGGCCGGCTGGGGGAGTATTGCGAGCAGGCCGCCGCGGCCGGCATGGTGTCGCTGGTGATGGTCAATACGCACGGCGCTGCGCGGCGCGTGGCTCCGGTCGGCGGAACGGCGCCGCGGTTGGGGACGAATCCGCTGGCCTTTGGCGTGCCGCATGACGGGGGGCCGCTCGTACTTGATTTCGGCACCAGCGCCACGGCCGAAGGCAAAGTACGCGTGAAGAAGATCGCCGGTCAAACATGCCCGGATGGATGGCTGCTCGACTCGAACGGGCAACCGACGAATGATCCCAACACGCTGTACGGTGAACCTCCCGGCACGATTCGGCCGATGGGGGGCGATCAGGCGTATAAAGGCTTTGGGTTGGCGCTGGTGATCGAAGTGCTGGCCGGTGCCCTGTCCGGTGGCGTGACGATTCGCGAGAAGCCTGCCAATCAACTGGGGAACTGCGTATTCATAATGGTGATGTCTCCGGATCGGCTGTGCGGTGACGACTTTTTCGCTCTCGAGGTAGGTGGACTCGTCGAATTCGTGCGTAGCTGTCCGCGCGTCGCCGACGTCGACGAGATCCAATTGCCAGGTGATCCGGAGCGCCGCATGTTCGCGGCGCGGACGGCGAGCGGCATCCCTTTTGACGACGGGAACTGGCAGGCCCTGGCGAAGCTAGCCGAACGGCTGGGCGTGCCGTGCCCGGCGTAG